From Polynucleobacter sp. JS-JIR-II-b4, a single genomic window includes:
- a CDS encoding HAD family phosphatase, with product MTQLALFDLDHTLLPCDSDYEWGQFLARIGVVDSEYYARQNERFYQDYKEGKLDIHEFLRFALKPLSEHSRAQLKDWHDAFMKEVINGQLRQQAIDLVKRHQDAGDLCCVITATNSFVTRPIVESFGIEHLIATEPATADNHPLGNYTGEVKGIPNFREGKIQNLHDWLASQKLSLDALPYSYFYSDSMNDLPLLEKVSHPVATNPDDRLRNEAKQRNWPILELFA from the coding sequence GTGACTCAGCTAGCCCTTTTCGATTTAGACCACACCCTTTTGCCTTGCGATAGCGATTACGAATGGGGTCAATTTTTGGCTCGCATTGGCGTTGTGGATAGCGAATACTATGCACGACAAAACGAGCGCTTTTATCAAGACTACAAAGAAGGTAAGCTGGATATTCATGAGTTTTTACGCTTTGCCTTGAAACCACTTTCAGAGCATTCGCGCGCGCAACTCAAAGATTGGCATGACGCCTTTATGAAAGAGGTTATTAATGGCCAACTCCGACAACAAGCCATCGATCTTGTGAAACGCCACCAAGATGCGGGCGATCTTTGCTGCGTGATTACTGCCACCAACAGCTTTGTGACACGCCCTATTGTTGAAAGCTTTGGCATTGAGCACCTGATTGCCACAGAGCCAGCCACTGCAGATAACCATCCATTAGGTAACTACACTGGGGAAGTCAAAGGCATTCCCAATTTCCGCGAAGGTAAGATTCAAAATCTACACGACTGGTTAGCATCTCAAAAACTGTCTTTAGATGCCTTGCCTTATAGTTATTTTTATTCTGACTCGATGAACGATCTTCCTTTACTCGAAAAAGTAAGTCATCCTGTTGCCACCAATCCAGATGATCGTCTTCGCAACGAAGCTAAGCAGCGCAACTGGCCCATTCTTGAATTGTTTGCATGA
- the hda gene encoding DnaA regulatory inactivator Hda: protein MNTPSLPKQFALDISHSPIASLENYLPGKDLALISALQNIEKTWGKANPQSSDNPLNQRWIYWWGPEGSGRTHLLNAIENAAKRAGLLHIALSPLEPTAWVRLEEKMNVMTESDAPSVITVDDVDQLDDRLVSSLFRILNGVQASKAIHIFMAGNAAPANLKLREDLRTRLGWGLIFQTQLLDDDEKIQALEEAAKERGLVLSPDVLPWLLSRFYRDMPSLMALMDALDAYSLETKRAVTLPLVRELLQPK, encoded by the coding sequence ATGAATACACCCTCGCTTCCAAAACAATTTGCGCTAGACATCAGTCACTCACCCATAGCTAGTTTAGAAAACTATCTTCCCGGGAAAGATCTTGCCTTAATTTCTGCTCTGCAAAATATCGAAAAAACTTGGGGCAAGGCCAACCCTCAAAGCTCTGATAACCCACTCAATCAGCGCTGGATTTATTGGTGGGGGCCAGAGGGTTCAGGTCGTACTCATCTACTCAATGCCATTGAAAATGCGGCAAAGCGAGCCGGCCTATTACACATTGCCCTCTCCCCCCTCGAGCCTACTGCTTGGGTTCGCCTAGAAGAAAAGATGAATGTAATGACTGAAAGTGATGCGCCCTCAGTCATTACCGTTGATGATGTTGACCAGCTAGATGATCGTCTTGTTAGCTCTCTATTTCGGATTCTGAATGGCGTTCAAGCAAGCAAAGCGATTCATATTTTTATGGCCGGAAACGCTGCACCAGCCAATCTCAAGCTTCGAGAAGACCTGCGAACCCGTCTGGGCTGGGGTTTGATCTTTCAAACGCAGCTTTTGGATGATGATGAGAAAATACAAGCACTAGAGGAAGCAGCCAAAGAGCGAGGGCTTGTTTTATCCCCCGATGTGTTGCCTTGGCTGTTAAGTCGCTTTTATCGCGATATGCCCAGCCTGATGGCATTGATGGATGCTTTAGACGCTTACTCCCTTGAAACAAAACGTGCTGTAACCTTACCCCTTGTTCGCGAGCTCTTGCAGCCCAAATAA
- a CDS encoding AI-2E family transporter, which yields MAEIFTPFLAAFILAYILRPAFLWLERRRLPASLAAALTVVLGLAVVIAIVSLFVGLLKTEIPLIKAQLPGWISNTQAWLGPKLAEFHIDVDWGSLKSTASQKISEHISDNADSLMSTTIDTVLMSGSSVITGFVNSVLILFVMFYLLIDWNQFFQYVKNLVPKRAQETVHHLAMHTDGLLSQYLNGMVIVVSIMSAFYSISLSLIGIRGAVALGVFTALMIVIPYIGITLGFTLAIVSALLQFGPGSEIIGVLVIYGIGQFLEGFFLTPRLVGERIGLHPVAVLFALLFFGKLFGFFGVLLALPISAVSLVLVQYIWSIYTQSSWYQK from the coding sequence ATGGCTGAAATTTTTACCCCTTTTCTGGCTGCATTCATCCTTGCCTACATCCTGAGGCCTGCTTTTCTATGGCTGGAAAGAAGGCGCCTGCCCGCATCCTTGGCTGCAGCTCTCACCGTTGTTCTAGGTCTGGCAGTCGTAATTGCCATTGTGAGCCTATTTGTTGGCCTGCTTAAAACAGAAATTCCCCTAATTAAAGCCCAGCTCCCAGGATGGATCTCAAATACACAAGCATGGCTGGGACCTAAATTAGCTGAATTTCATATTGATGTTGATTGGGGTAGCTTAAAAAGCACCGCCTCTCAAAAGATTTCGGAACACATTAGCGACAATGCTGACTCCCTGATGAGCACTACGATAGATACAGTACTCATGTCGGGCAGCTCGGTCATCACTGGCTTTGTAAATTCCGTATTAATTTTATTTGTGATGTTTTATTTATTGATCGATTGGAATCAATTTTTTCAGTACGTCAAAAATTTAGTGCCTAAGCGCGCCCAAGAAACCGTACATCATCTTGCAATGCATACCGATGGACTGCTCTCTCAGTACCTCAATGGCATGGTGATTGTTGTTTCCATCATGTCCGCTTTTTATAGTATTAGCTTAAGTTTAATCGGCATTAGAGGCGCCGTTGCCTTAGGTGTATTTACAGCATTAATGATTGTGATCCCCTATATCGGCATTACACTGGGATTCACGCTTGCTATAGTTTCTGCCCTTCTTCAATTTGGTCCAGGCTCAGAAATCATCGGTGTACTAGTCATCTATGGAATTGGACAATTCTTGGAAGGATTCTTCCTGACACCGCGCCTAGTTGGTGAGCGCATTGGCCTGCATCCCGTTGCCGTCTTGTTTGCACTGCTTTTCTTTGGCAAGCTATTTGGCTTCTTTGGGGTATTACTCGCCCTGCCAATTAGTGCAGTCAGCTTAGTCTTAGTCCAGTACATATGGTCTATTTATACGCAAAGCTCTTGGTATCAAAAATAA